One genomic segment of Nitrososphaerota archaeon includes these proteins:
- a CDS encoding NAD(P)/FAD-dependent oxidoreductase has protein sequence MKQILVVGSGTGGTLTANLLSSSLRGRIRDGDVSVTLVGEGAKHPFQPANLDIAFKGASPESFVREERDLLSDGVTFIEDPAATIDLKGKRILTEGGRKLSYDYLVIATGAVADPDRISGLREDSFNFHTGPRDAGRLWSALQSFKGGTIVIAIAGTPHKCPPSPNEAAFMLDELFTKRGIRDRVTIKFLTPYPRPYPAEKISNVVAPLLEEKGVEVVPFFNVDSVDPKSHTISSLEGESYEYDMLITVPPHRGADVILRSSIGDQDGWIPTERGTMNVKGYSDVYALGDATDIPVSKSGVVAHLQSVVVAKNIVSDLEGSTERLEYNGRINCPMEVGGRRAIFVSATYTSPASDQKPSFVKYVMKKSFVLLYWRALGGSLEWIFDIFFGQTRKPVAKAEEKAMVAPLPQVTQGR, from the coding sequence ATGAAGCAAATCCTGGTGGTGGGGTCGGGGACAGGGGGGACGCTAACGGCCAACCTCCTTTCTTCGTCCCTTAGGGGGAGGATCAGGGATGGAGACGTTTCCGTAACTCTGGTCGGAGAGGGAGCCAAGCATCCTTTCCAGCCTGCGAACTTGGACATCGCATTCAAGGGAGCGTCCCCTGAAAGCTTCGTGAGAGAAGAGCGCGACCTCCTCTCCGATGGAGTGACCTTCATCGAGGACCCGGCGGCGACCATCGACCTGAAGGGGAAGAGAATCCTAACGGAGGGAGGCAGGAAACTGAGCTACGACTACCTCGTAATTGCCACAGGGGCGGTCGCGGACCCCGACAGGATATCTGGATTGAGGGAAGACTCGTTCAACTTCCACACTGGGCCTCGAGACGCCGGGCGGCTCTGGAGTGCTCTGCAGAGCTTCAAGGGAGGCACCATAGTCATTGCGATTGCAGGAACTCCACACAAGTGCCCTCCGTCTCCGAACGAGGCAGCGTTCATGTTGGACGAACTTTTCACAAAGAGGGGAATCAGAGACAGGGTCACCATCAAGTTCCTCACCCCCTACCCCAGGCCCTACCCAGCGGAGAAGATCTCCAATGTAGTGGCTCCACTCCTAGAGGAAAAGGGAGTCGAAGTGGTACCGTTCTTCAACGTCGATTCGGTCGACCCGAAGTCGCACACGATCTCCTCGCTTGAGGGTGAGTCATACGAATACGATATGCTGATCACTGTGCCGCCTCATCGAGGGGCAGACGTTATCCTAAGATCCTCCATCGGAGACCAGGACGGTTGGATTCCGACTGAAAGAGGAACGATGAACGTGAAGGGGTACAGCGACGTCTATGCCCTCGGAGACGCAACCGATATTCCGGTGTCGAAGTCCGGAGTGGTCGCCCACCTGCAGTCCGTGGTGGTGGCGAAGAACATAGTCTCCGATCTTGAGGGATCCACTGAACGTCTGGAGTACAATGGAAGGATAAACTGTCCAATGGAGGTCGGCGGGAGGCGGGCCATTTTCGTCTCCGCGACATACACGTCGCCAGCGTCGGACCAGAAGCCGTCGTTCGTCAAGTACGTCATGAAGAAGTCCTTCGTGCTACTCTACTGGCGGGCACTTGGGGGGAGTCTGGAATGGATTTTCGACATCTTCTTCGGGCAGACGAGAAAGCCCGTCGCAAAGGCGGAAGAAAAGGCCATGGTCGCACCCCTTCCGCAGGTGACACAGGGGAGATAG
- a CDS encoding sulfurtransferase TusA family protein, with translation MSTIQQRKVVDSRGSFCPGPITDLFKAYRNSQVGDVIELWATDPAAKSDVTAWARKSGNSVVEIVEEKDYTKIVVGIVRKGK, from the coding sequence ATGTCAACAATCCAGCAGAGGAAAGTAGTCGACTCCCGGGGCAGCTTCTGCCCTGGGCCAATCACCGACCTCTTCAAGGCCTACAGAAACTCCCAGGTGGGGGACGTCATCGAACTCTGGGCGACGGACCCAGCTGCGAAGAGTGACGTGACCGCATGGGCGAGGAAGAGCGGGAACAGCGTCGTCGAAATCGTAGAGGAGAAGGACTACACCAAGATAGTCGTCGGAATCGTCAGAAAGGGAAAGTAG